In Chiroxiphia lanceolata isolate bChiLan1 chromosome 9, bChiLan1.pri, whole genome shotgun sequence, one DNA window encodes the following:
- the DDX59 gene encoding probable ATP-dependent RNA helicase DDX59, with the protein MFLPRSVKVKRTADEDKSCTAKKNKLSSGGPLLEDTTKFQDCKSVRTETFPSACNLNEIVQEHTEPVAGDLDAANATLGKDSQNTDEDSPLEEPIKSFSKSQRWAEPGEPVCVVCGRYGEYICDKTDEDVCSLECKAKHLLQTQAKEEQLTSDQLTNSEAEAHLPHAPYFYKDHSFILGLRDEQVENLKLQLGIAVQGQQVPRPIVEFEHCGFPETLNHNLKNSGYEVPTPIQMQMIPVGLMGRDIVASADTGSGKTAAFLLPVIMKVLNETETPSALILAPTRELAIQIERQAKELMAGLPNMRTVLLVGGLPLPPQLHRLRQSVKVIIATPGRLLEILKQSSVQLHGIKIVVVDEVDTMLKMGFQQQVLDILEDISQDHQTILVSATIPVGIEHLANQLLHNFVRITIGEKNLPCSNVRQIILWVEEPSKKKKLFEILNDEKLFKPPVLVFVDCKLGADLLSDAVHKITGLQCTAMHSEKSQVERTDILQGLLQEKYEVIVSTGVLGRGLDLVNVKLVVNFDMPSSMDEYVHQVGRAGRLGHSGTAITFINNNSKKLFWDVVKRVKPTGIILPPQLLNSPYLHDQKRREQQRLKQLQNSLVTGDNIMDIIRKHNKNNSQR; encoded by the exons ATGTTTTTACCAAGATCTGTTAAAGTCAAGAGGACTGCTGATGAGGACAAAAGCTGTACagctaagaaaaataaactgtcttCTGGAGGACCTTTGCTAGAGGACACCACCAAGTTCCAAGACTGTAAGTCAGTTAGAACAGAAACTTTTCCTTCAGCGTGCAATTTGAATGAAATTGTACAAGAACACACAGAGCCTGTAGCTGGAGACCTTGATGCTGCTAATGCAACGTTGGGAAAGGACAGCCAAAATACTGATGAAGACAGCCCTTTGGAAGAACCCATAAAATCCTTCAGCAAATCCCAGCGTTGGGCAGAACCCGGAGAacctgtgtgtgtggtgtgtggtCGCTATGGAGAGTATATCTGCGATAAAACAGATGAAGATGTTTGTAGTTTGGAGTGTAAAGCCAAACACCTTCTACAAACTCAAGCAAAGGAAGAACAGCTGACATCTGATCAACTCACAAACTCTGAAGCAGAAGCTCACCTGCCTCATGCACCTTATTTCTACAAAGATCATTCCTTTATTTTAGGTTTGCGAGATGAGCAGGTTGAGAACCTTAAGCTGCAGCTGGGTATTGCTGTCCAGGGCCAGCAAGTTCCAAGACCTATTGTAGAGTTTGAACACTGTGGTTTTCCTGAAACTTTAAACCATAATTTGAAGAATTCTGGCTATGAAGTCCCAACTCCCATCCAAATGCAAATGATCCCTGTTGGACTAATGGGGCGGGATATTGTGGCTAGTGCAGACACCGGCTCTGGAAAAACAGCAGCCTTCCTACTCCCTGTTATTATGAAGGTTTTGAATGAG ACAGAAACTCCATCTGCCCTTATTTTGGCACCAACAAGGGAGTTGGCAATTCAGATAGAGAGACAAGCTAAGGAACTGATGGCTGGTTTACCAAACATGAGAACAGTTCTCCTGGTAGGAGGTTTGCCACTGCCTCCACAGCTTCACCGGCTCAGGCAAAGTGTTAAG gTTATAATAGCAACACCTGGAAGGCTTCTTGAGATTTTAAAGCAAAGTTCTGTTCAACTGCATGGCATAAAAATTGTAGTGGTGGATGAA GTGGATACCATGTTAAAAATGGGTTTCCAGCAGCAAGTGTTGGATATTTTGGAAGACATCTCACAGGATCATCAAACCATACTGGTGTCAGCCACGATTCCAGTGGGCATTGAACACTTGGCAAATCAGCTTCTGCACAATTTTGTAAGAATAACGATTGGAGAGAAGAATCTGCCATGTTCCAATGTTCGCCAGATTATCTTGTGGGTAGAAGAAccatctaaaaagaaaaagctgtttgaaatactaaat gATGAGAAGCTCTTCAAGCCTCCAGTGTTAGTGTTTGTGGACTGTAAACTAGGAGCAGACCTGTTGAGTGATGCTGTTCATAAGATTACAGGATTGCAGTGCACAGCTATGCATTCTGAAAAGTCTCAGGTGGAAAGAACAGACATATTACAG GGATTACTTCAAGAGAAGTATGAAGTTATAGTAAGTACTGGAGTCCTTGGACGAGGGCTTGACCTTGTCAACGTCAAACTGGTAGTGAATTTTGATATGCCTTCAAGTATGGATGAATATGTACAccag GTTGGAAGAGCGGGAAGGCTGGGTCACAGCGGAACTGCAATTACTTTTATCAATAACAACAGCAAGAAGCTCTTTTGGGACGTTGTAAAAAGAGTAAAACCTACAGGCATCATTCTTCCCCCACAGCTGCTTAATTCCCCATATCTGCATGACCAAAAGAGAAGGGAACAACAGAGACTTAAACAGTTACAAAATAGCCTTGTAACAGGAGATAATATTATGGACATTATtagaaaacacaacaaaaataattctcagAGGTaa